One genomic window of Camelina sativa cultivar DH55 chromosome 5, Cs, whole genome shotgun sequence includes the following:
- the LOC104786087 gene encoding non-classical arabinogalactan protein 31-like, which translates to MGLVIKALKYLLLLSFSLSFIHTNEVSSASPVSPSSSPAKMSRRLVAVEGMVYCKSCKYSGVDTLLEASPVQGATVKLACNNTRRGVTMETKTDKNGYFFMLAPKKLTTYAFHTCRAWPTNRGPMTETMTCTVPSQLNNGITGAMLKPSKTINIGEHDYVLFSVGPFAFEPACTR; encoded by the exons atgggTTTGGTAATAAAAGCTCTCAAATATCTTCTactcctctctttctccttgAGCTTCATCCACACTAATGAAGTTTCATCTGCTTCTCCCGTGAGTCCATCCTCGTCGCCGGCAAAGATGAGCCGGAGACTTGTGGCAGTTGAAGGCATGGTTTATTGCAAATCTTGCAAGTATTCCGGCGTCGATACTCTCTTGGAAGCATCTCCTGTCCAAG GAGCGACCGTAAAGCTTGCATGCAACAACACAAGGAGAGGTGTAACAATGGAGacaaaaacagacaaaaacGGATACTTCTTCATGCTAGCTCCCAAAAAACTCACCACTTACGCTTTCCACACGTGCCGGGCTTGGCCGACGAATCGCGGACCCATGACTGAAACGATGACATGCACCGTCCCGTCACAGCTCAACAATGGAATTACCGGTGCTATGCTTAAACCTTCTAAAACAATCAACATCGGTGAACACGACTATGTTCTCTTCTCTGTCGGCCCCTTCGCGTTTGAGCCGGCCTGCACTCGTTGA
- the LOC104786088 gene encoding accelerated cell death 11: MADSNADRPLRKISTAFKELAVAVNSQSPEVPVAQFSHACSLVSPLFGCLGIAFKFAEMDYVAKVDDLVRASSSISTLVVMMDKDIEANCVRKAGSHTRNLLRVKRGLDMVRVLFEQIIASEGDNSLKDPASKSYAQVFAPHHGWAIRKAVSLGMYALPTRAHLLNMLKEDEAAAKIHMQSYVNSSAPLITYLDNLFLSKQLGIDW, from the exons ATGGCGGATTCAAACGCAGATAGGCCGCTGAGAAAAATCTCGACAGCTTTCAAGGAACTAGCGGTCGCCGTGAATTCGCAGAGTCCGGAAGTTCCCGTGGCGCAGTTCTCTCACGCCTGCTCTCTTGTCTCGCCTCTCTTCGGTTGCCTTGGGATAGCTTTCAAGTTTGCCGAGATGGACTATGTTGCCAAG GTTGATGATCTAGTGAGGGCGTCGAGTTCGATATCAACGTTAGTGGTAATGATGGACAAAGATATTGAGGCAAATTGTGTCAGGAAAGCTGGTAGTCATACTAGAAACCTTTTGAGGGTTAAGCGTGGTCTTGACATGGTCAGGGTTCTCTTTGAACAGATCATTGCTTCCGA AGGGGATAATTCCTTAAAGGATCCAGCATCTAAGTCTTATGCTCAAGTGTTTGCTCCTCACCATGGATGGGCTATACGGAAAGCTGTTTCTCTAGGGATGTACGCTCTTCCCACTAGGGCTCACCTACTTAATATGCTCAAAGAAGATG AGGCGGCGGCTAAGATACATATGCAAAGCTATGTCAATTCATCGGCACCATTAATCACATATCTTGATAATTTATTCCTCTCCAAGCAACTCGGTATTGATTGGTGA